AAACTAGTATTAACGAGATATGGGGATGGTTAACCACTGGATTAGGAGCAGGTTTATTTATGCCACTGTTATTACGTTGGTACTGGTGGCGATTTAATGGTTATGGCTTTGCACTGGGAACTATAACAGGAATGACGGTTGCAATTGGTTATAAGTTGCTAGATATTTCTTTGTCTGAATATGCAGTTTTTCTGGTGCCATCATTATGTTCTCTTATGGGCTGTATTGTAGGTACCTTAGTAACCGCGCCCACTGAACCAGAAGTATTAGAGAACTTCTATCGCACTACTCGCCCCTTTGGCGCATGGCAACACATCGCCGCAAAACTACCGGAGCGATCGCAACTGGCGATCACCCAGGAGAATAGGCGCGACCTGATTTCGATCGTGATTGCCGTGCCCTGGCAACTGAGCTTGTTTTTAATGGGAATGTTGCTGGTGATGAAGCAATGGCAGAGCTTTTTGCTTGTTTTTGCAATCTTTGCCCTGCTCTCGGTGTGCCTATATTTCACCTGGTATCGTTTCCTCTCGGAAAAGCCCAAGTCCAGTCAGTTAGAAGCCCAACCAGAATCAAACGATTAGCTCTTAGATGAAATTAACAACCACTTACAACCGTTCCCAATGACGAACCTTAACCTTGAAGCCAAAGAAGTAAAGCAGGAGTTAATTGATTTCCTGTTGCCGTTCTCCACTCCAGAGCGGTATCACAAGTTTAAGGAAGTGTTGCAATGGCGATCGCGGTGGCTAACTGTTGTCTTGGAAGATATCTTTCAACCCCACAATGCCAGTGCGGTGCTGCGCAGTTGCGATTGCTTTGGCGTGCAGGATGTGCATATCGTCGAGAATAAGGTGGAGTTTAATCCGAATAGTCATGTGGCGATGGGAGCCGATCAATGGCTGACGCTCTATCGCTATGAAGACGAAGGCACAAATAATATGGCAAGCTGTTATGAATACCTGCGTCAGCAAGGATACAGCATTGCTGCAACCACACCCCATAATCCCAATGTGACGATCGCAGAACTACCGATCGATCGCAAGCTGGCTTTGGTCTTTGGTACTGAACTGAGGGGCTTATCGGATTGGGCGATCGAGAATGCCGATTACCGCGTGGCGATTCCGATGCTGGGGTTTACGGAAAGCTTCAATATTTCTGTTAGTGCTTCGCTGTTTTTATATGAACTTACTAATCGCTTGCACCGAGAGCGAGAAGATTGGCGCTTGAGCGAGGCTGAGCATCTGGATTTAATGATCGATTGGCTGGCTGGCTCCATCAGGGCAGGGGAGCAATTAGTCGCAAAATTTATGAGTAAGCATCCATAACCTACTTCCCTATTTCTCTAACAATGGGAAGAAATGGCCGACGGGGCCTTGCCCAGAGCCGATCGCCAGGGAATGCTTTAGTGCCTTAGTGACATATTCCTTGGCTGCTTTGGTGGCTGCTAATGGTTCCTTGCCCAAAGCCAGATTCGCGGCGATCGCTGCTGAAAGGGTGCAGCCAGTACCGTGAGTATGTTTGGTGTCGATCGTTTCTGTTGCCAGGATTTCCAGGTTCTCGCCGTCAAACCAGACATCTTTGGCCAGAGATTCACCACTCATACCGCCACCCTTGACCAGAACTGCGCCCATACCTAGCCGGTAGATCTTCTTCGCTGCGATCTGCATATCGGCCAGGTTCTCTATTTTCATGCCGCTAAGGATCTGAGCTTCGTAGCGATTAGGAGTGGCGATCGCCGCCAGGGGAAGGAGTTCTTGGCGCAATGCTGCGATCGCATCATCATCGATTAATTGCGCGCCAGCACGGGAAACCATCACCGGATCGACGACCAAATTTTTAAGCTTGAGCTGCTTCAACTGCCCCGCCACGGTGGTGATAATGCCCTGGTTGAGCAACATGCCAGTTTTGGCGGCATTAATGCCAATGTCGGTGGCAACGGCTTGAATCTGGGCGACCACTGCTTCAGGGGGGAGGGCATCTACGCGGTTTACGCCGAGGGTGTTCTGGGCAGTGATACAGGTGAGGGCGCTAGTACCATGAACCCTATGAAAGGCAAAGGTTTTGAGATCGGCTTGGATGCCTGCGCCGCCACCACTATCGGAGCCTGCGATCGTCAGGGCGATCGGAATGGTTGAGTTAGTCATTGAACTTTAGCTAGGCACAAGAGCAGGAACATTTATATCAGCTAGGTCAAATATCGCTCCTCTTGACTTAAGGTCTTCAATATCTGATTGACTCAAACCCTTGCTACCTAAAAATATTGCCTCACTTACTTGTGCTCCGTCAAATTTTGCTCCATGTAGAGTAGCCTGATTTAGATTTGCTCCCCTTAAATCAGCTTTACTCATATCAGCATTACTAAAATAAGCAAAGGGGAGTCTTGCTTGTTTTAGATCTGCTTCTACAAAATTTGCTCCAATAGCCCTAAAGGACTGCTTGGACTGTATCTCCATATCATTAGCAAAAGCTTCATGTTCTAAAACGATTTTTAGCAAATCAGGCAAAGTAACGCTTTTTCTGAAATCAGAGATATCCATACCACCTATTTTCAATGGATTAACATGGAATAAACTAGCTCCACTCAGGTCGGCTCCTGATAAATCAATTCCTCTGAGATTAGCTTCAGATAAATTCGTTCCCCTCAAATTAGCATCACGTAGATCAGTCCCACTGAAATTAGCTCCACTTAAGTCATGGTGGCTGATGTCTACACCACTCAAGTCAGCACCAACAAAGTCGCTTTTAGGATCTAAACCTGTCACCTTTGCAATTTCGAAAAAATCGTCAGACTTAAGAGCAACAACCTTTTTAACTATTTCTTGAAATTCTTCAAAAGATTTAGAACCGTTCATAAACCACCTCCACATAACTAAGATGAGGTTGTAATTTCTCTTGCAAAATCAACCCTACTAAAAATCTCTCCAGTTGTGCAAACTTGTTCCTACTAATATTTTTTGGCCATAAACCACTCGCCTTCACTAAATAAATATCCCCCACTCCACTGACAGTAAATCTGGCAGCAATTTGACACGGGTTGCTTTCAGCGTGGACTATACCAATAGTAGTTTTCTTTAGCATTCGATGAAGATATTTACCAGTTTGGTCAATGAATCGCCATATTGGCTCTGTTTCAGTTCCAGCAGTATGTACCTGGTAATACTTAGACTGGCTTTTCCTACTCCGTTTACCAGTTTCCTTAGCTTCAATGCCTACATCTTTTGCTGAGACACTACCCTTTACCTCTGTCCCAATCTCTTGTGCTTCCTCATATTCAATATATTCTTCAAACTCTGCTGTTAGTTGCAGATCATCTAGAGGGACTCTGCCATCCTCTATTTTTAACTTTAAGTCCCCACGTTTCAATGCAATAGTAACTGTTCCACCCAATATTTCTTCAGTGTGCTCACCGAAGCGGATTGTAAGTTGTAAGTCTAATCTATCAAATCCTTCTTTTTCTGACTCGATCGCATCACAATGCAACCTCATTGATACACAGCTTGGAAATCTGTCAATATCATCTGGGTCAGTAGTTTTAAATTGTTTTTGCGACACTTGCATAAAACTTTAACTAATCGCTTAGCATATTCTAATCCACAACCCTGCTGAAAATTTGGGGTGTTAGGCTTAATTTACATTTCCCGCCAAAACAAAAGCAGTAGCCAGGGCTTACACCGCATAACTACTGCCAAAGTGGGTTTTGTTGAAATTAAATGAAATGTCCAACCAAGTTAATGAGAAACCTAGAACGAGAACGTGGTTCTCACCGTACCAATGAAGGCATCATTATCGATCCGTCCCTGGTCGGGGCTGGTTAACCAGACGATCGCCGGGGTGACGGTGATATTCTTCGAGACCCGGTACTTATAGAAAGCCTCAATGTGGAACGGTGTCTCTTCTGAAAATTCAGGATCACCAGGGGCATCCAACGAAGTCAAATAGGGTGCTGCACCAACGATCAATGCGCCCGAGCTACCTTCCTTGAACAGATCAGGGAATACCATAGCGATCGCATAGTTAAGAATGTCAGCGCTACCGACACCACGCAATTCTGCATCAGTGAAGCCAACCCAACCACGCAGGCTGAATCGAGGGCTGAAGTCGATCTTGGTTTGGAAACCATAGGAATTGCTGGATACCGCTGAGCCTGTAACGATGTCAGGCAAACCAGAAGCAGAACTCAGGTTGGCAAAGTTGGTGCCAGTGCCGCCAAAGTTGAATCTACGACCTGAAGCTTCATCATAGGCACGAACGTAGGTAAGACCAGCACTAAAGCGATCGGTGGGCTTGAACACCAGGTTTGCCAGAGCGGAATAGCTACCACCAGTTAAACCCTTATCAGGATCGCTACCGGAATTGGCAATGTAACCAGCAGAGAATTCCAATTTATCGCTAGCCAGGTATTTGAAGCCAAAACCTTGACCACCCAAATCAAACCGGAAGATTGGGTTGCGTTCGGCAAAGCGAGTAATTGCACCATTCGCACCACCACCTACATCCAAGCCCTGGTTGAGAGTATTAGCATAGAAGTGGTGTCCTGCCAGGCCAGCCATAGCAGTGACTTCAAGCTTATCGCCAACCGGGAATTTGTAGTGGAAGCGATCGAGAATGATCGTATTCCCAGAAACTCCATCATAGGCAAAGCGACCTTCGTTGGTGCCAATTTCATCGGCGAACGAATTGGCAATATTACCACCGGTCAAGCGCGTGTACAGGCGATCTTTACCAGTAAAGCTGGTTACGAAGGTCATCCGAAGTTTACTTTGGAATACCAAATTGGAATCAACATCATCACCAAAGGCACTGGCCAAGTTCATCGCGGCTTCACCCACCAACTTGGTAGTGGTAGAGAACTGCTGGGCTTCGAGTTGAGCAGTTTTGGCTTCGAGGGCATCAACGCGACCACGCAGGGCAGCCAATTCGGCGGCGAACTCTTCTTGCAGTCTTTGCAAGGCGGCCAAATCTTCTTTACTGACCTTATCGGCAAGGCCAGAGGAAATGATTTCGTTGATCTTATCCAAACAGGCATTCAAACCAGCGGCGAATTCATACCGAGTCATGGCACGCTGGCCACGATAGGTGCGATCGGGATAACCAGCAATACAACCATAGCGTTCTACCAATGATTGCAGTGCGGTAAAAGCCCAGTCGGTTGGTTGCACATCAGAAAGCTGGGATACTGATGTCACCTGTGCTTGGTTAGAACTTGGTCTTACCCCAAGGGTGGACTGGGAAACAATATTGTTGTCTTGACTCTGTTGGAAATATTCCTGCACATAGGACGAGCTAGCTGGCTCGTTTGCTATTTCCAAATTTTCTTTAACGGTTTGCGCTGCTGCTTGCATCACCGGCAATGCCAACATGGCACTACTAACGGCAAGCATCTTAAGCCATACTTTATGCATTAGCTTTACTCTCACTCCTTACACTCACTAATCACACGTTGCGATCGCTACTTGGGCTTTACCATTAATATAATGATCATTAGCCATAGTATTGATAGCAAATTAGCAATCTAGCCGATGTGCATTTGTATTGTCAATCACATATTTTATCGATTTGATGCAATTAATGCATTGATAGCATGTAAATAGTTTAAGATTGGCTTGAATAGGCTTATTAACTTAAGTACAGGACAAAAAATTGAGAGCGGAACGAAATTGAGAACACTTGGTAGTCAGGTTAAATAAAATATTGCGTAAAAGGTCAAGTCCATAACGAAAAATCGCTACATCCGTTTGTAATGAGATTCTACCTGGGCTTTTCCTGCAAATGCTTGTGCTAGCTCTACTATATTCACTGTCCTGACTTGGATCAGTGCTAGTAAAATTTGGCCAGAAAATCGATTCTTGCTCCGTGCCAAGGTAGCAATAGCGATAGTTTTTCCTTCAGTGCAATAATATCTGACATGGGTTTCATATTTGATTGTTTAGCACTTTCTATGAAACCCTTTCTTGCGCTGCTTTTCTACCTATTTCTATACTTTTTTGTCCGGTACTGAGCTTATTAAGGATCATAAATATCAAGAGTCATCTATAAATTTATCTCAATACCTTTTTAGCAACTGACCTGAATTAAAAATGGGCGATCGCCAGGATGCAGAAACCTTTAATAACCTGCTCGCCGCGTTTGGGATGGCGCGGGGTAAGTTGCAGTTGCCCTGTGTGCCTGCCTTGAAAGCGCGTTATGTGCAAAAGGTGATCGCCCTGGCGAATTTACTCGAAAAACCGCTGACATCAGCACAAGTGGAAGAGCTAGAAACAGCGATCGCCCAGGAACTAGCCAAAGGCTTCCAAGCTTCGCAGCATTCTCAATTATTAATTAGCTTTCAACCCAATCCCAAATCAGTCGAGCAATTAGACTTCAAAATTACTTGCCAGATCGCCTCCTTGGCAGAGTTTTATGAGGCCGCGCTCAAGGATAATTTTGCTACTGATTCTGATCAGCTCGATCGCCTGGAAACCAGTGTATTTGGGAAACATGCCAATGCCAGAGTTTTAGATTTGTTGCCGGAGTTAGGCGATCCCGAAACTACTACGATCTTGGATATTGGCGCTGGTTCTGGCCGAAATGCCCTGCCCCTAGCGCGATCGGGTTATGCAGTAGATGCGATCGAACTGGCCGACACCTTTTGCCAGCAGTTACAGCAGCAAGCCAAAACCGAGAACCTGCCGTTATCAATTATTCAAGGTAATATTCTCGATCCGCTATTGCGCCCCAAATTAAATCATTATGCTCTGGCGATCCTGTCTGAGTTGCTGGTGCATTTTCGGGATGCTGATCAAGCTAGATTAGCCCTAGCCAAAGCCTGTGATGCCGTTAGCAAAAGTGGTTTGGTGCTGTTTAACATTTTCCTTTGCCGTCCTGACTATCAACCTACAATTGCCGATCGCCAGGTGGCACAGGTCGCCCAATCGTTTTTTCTTACTCCCGCAGAGCTAGAATCAGTGATGGATGGCTTGCCCCTGGAACTTGTCGATCGACACAGCGTATTTGACTATGAGCGCGATCGCTTGCCATCATCGGCCTGGCCACCTTCACCCTGGTTTATTAACTGGGCAACGGGTAGGCTGCTTTTTGACCTGGAACCACCACCAATTTCGCTGCAATGGTTGTTATGTCGCCGAATTTAAATACAATGCTTGAGCAGATCCCAATTATGCAGATCTCCCTAATCTTATTCAGTCGCTAAAAAGAAGCCGCTGCCGCCACCAGGCTATAGGACTTGCGCAGGTTATACATTGCACCCACCTGTTCATGGCGATTGCCCAGTTGCTTAGCTAGATTCAGCCAGGTTTGGAAGGCCGCGATCGCATTTTGATAGCTAGAGAGGGAATGGTAACTAAGACCTAACCCCTTGAGAGCAGCCATTTCCAGATGAGGCTGATTAATTGCCCGTGCTAACCGGAGCGCATCTTGATAATAGGAGATCGCAGTTTGATCTAATCCCATGCCATAGTAGGCAAAGCCCAAGGCAATCAGGGCAATCACTTCCTCTTCTTGGTCGCCGATCGTGCGGGTGAAATCCAGATTGCGCTGTTGATATTCGATCGCCGCTTGAAAATTCCCCAGATTGTAATAGGCGCTGCCCAAATTGCCCAGAATCGAGGTTTCTTTAATTTCCATCTCTCCCGCTTCCGCCACTGCCACCAAAAACTTTTGGTAATAAACAATCGCCGTGCGATCTTGCTTCAAGATGTAGTAAATATTGCCCAAATTAGCCAGAACACTAATTTGCACCTGGCGATCGGCCAGCTCATTGGCAAACATCAAGCATTGCTGGTAATGGCTGATCGCGGTTTGATATTGAGCCAGGCCTTGATAGAGCAAGGCAATACTTTTGAGCGTGAGCATCTCTAGGCTAATATCATCTGCTTCCACGGCGGTGCGGTGCGCCTCTTCGTAACAGGCGATCGCTTCTTCATTGGCATTCAAGTAGAAATAGGCATCACCCATATTTTGCAAAATTTGCCAGTGCTGCGCCGGTTCACTCACCCGCCGATCGCCCTTTTGCCAACTACGCGGCAACAAACCCTGGTTTAGTTCCAGCATTACCTGGATTTGCCCAGCCTGACGTAATTGCTGCCAGTCTACATATTTAATCGCTTCCGCCGCCCCATCCCAATCACGATTGGCGATCGCATTGCCATAGACCTGCACCAAATCATCTAGCAATTCCGCTGACATCTGCGCGTTTTCAAGCACAGCGGTCATTTGCACTGGAGCAGATTGAGCCGTACTAGCCGCATTGACAACCGTTTGCTCATGTTGATCAACTGGGGCGATCGTAATATCGGCAGTAATATTCACGGTGGCATCAGCAATTTCGATTGGTTTTTCAATCACCAATTCAACTGGTTGCTGGGGTAGGTCTGGCTCTAGCTCAGCTTTGATCTCCTGATTGATTTCTTGAGTTAGCAGATTGGCCACCCGATCAATAATTGCTTCGGCGGTTGCATCTGGGGTTGAGTTGGCGGTGGTGTTTTCCTGATCCGCGATCGCCTCAGGTTGTCCAGCTTGTTCGGTCTCTACCGCATCATCAACTACCTGGCTAGCCTGATTTATGTTAGTCTCTGCGGCAACTTCCCTGGCCAGGGCTGCTAATCCAGCTTTATCGATCGCTGGGGTAGGAGTTGGCTCAGCTTCCGCTTCAGTTACTGATTGGTCAACCGGCAAATCGGTTTCTAGATCAACTTGATCATTTAGTTCTGGCTCTGATTCAGTGGCGATCGGCGGCGCAGAAAATAAAGAAGAAGTCCGAAATAACCGCGAAGCTAGCTTAGGAATGCCCGGTGTGCCGGGAGCATCGGCGGTATCGGCGGTATCGGCGGTATCGGCGGTATCAAGATTATCAGGATTATTAGAGGAAGCGGATTGGTCGGTCTTGTTGGTGGGTGCGGAATTTTTCTGCCCCTGCTGATTCTGTTTAGCTGTCTGTTTAGCTGATGGCGGCGATTGAGTTGGCGCAGGGTTAACTGGAGTAGAGGGATCGCCAGGGCTGCCAGATTTATTGCCTGGTTTAGCGGTAGACCGTTTGGTGGGCTTACCATTTGGTTTGCCATTGTTGGTCAGGTTACTTGCGAAAATTGAGGCAGCTTGCAACATATCCGGTGGCACCTTTGCGACTTTTTGCCAATCTAGCTCTAGGCGAATACATAAGCGCAAAAAGCTTTCCATGTCAACTGTTTTGCCATTAAAAAAGTCACTTACCTTATGCCGAGATAGCCCCATTTCAGCAGCAAGTGCTTTTTGGGTGGGGAAATGGCGTTCTAATGCTTTTTTGGTGCGTTTAATCCAACCAGCAGAGACCTTGAGTGTTTTTGACATAACTAGTTGACAGTGATGTATATAGGTTTAAGAATTGCCGGGTTTCTTTGCAAATCCCGCATTGATGCAAATCAGTGCAAATCAGTAAGAGGTGATTAAGGGAATCAATGGTTCAGGCTAATTTATGTAACTTCATCGCACCCCGATCGCGGTTGATTTGATGGATGGTGAAAAGCCCAGGGCGATCGATCGAATCAGCTCATTTAATTATGGATAGGGTGCTTTACTGGCTCAAGATTAGCTAGCTAGACTAACTTGATCTTAAAACTAAGCCATAAACTAAGCCATAAACTAAGCCATTTAGGATTTAGCAATTATGTAGGTGAGGTGAAAATCTAGCTTAAACTGAATTACTGCCTATTACTAACCATTGCTAAGATCAAGTCCGGTTAAATAACCACAATCACAAACTTGATTTGAGCCTTAATTCATCATGCTTCATTAGCGATTGTTTTGGATCGCTAATACATCTAGTGTAGTAACAGTTGCCTGATTTGGTCTATAGCTATTTGGTTTAAATCCTGGCACTAGAAAAATACCAAAATTTTTAAATCTATATTTTTAAAATCCATAGCCCTAGGCCAGTGCGGTGTGATTGTCCAAATAGTTTTGCAGGTGGCGATCGTGGTCATGGGCCAGTTGGCCTGCGGGCAAGGTTTCGAGCGTAAAAGCCTTAACTTCAATTACCTCGGCGGTGTCATATATTTTCATTTCGCCGCCTACCTCTGCCGCCACCGTAATGCAAATCGAATGCATTCTGGGGTCTCGATCGAGGCTGGAGTAAACTCCCACTAAGCGCACAATATTTTTAAGTTCTAATCCTGCCTCCTCGCGCAGTTCACGCTTGGCAGTGGTGGAGATATCTTCACCCCAATCAACCAGCCCACCAGGAAAACCCCATTTACCGCAATCGCGCCGTTTGATTAGCACGATTCGACCATCAGCCAGTAAAGGAATAATACTAACACCAGCCAGAGGGCGACGAAATAATAGGCTAACAACGGTCTTGGCGATTCGCCAGATTTGATCCATTAGTCTAATAATTTATGGTAACGGATGTATTCAAATTTACTCAAAACATCCATCTAGCACATATGGAAAGACTAATTCTAAGGGAACTAGGCTTAGTTAAACGATCTGCTTTAATTACTTTTAATTACTTTTAAGTAACCAACTGCACCAATCATAGGTTTCTATTACCTATATTTCTATACTAAACGGGATATTTTTTTAGTGGCAGAGAATGCTGTCATGATGGCGTTGCATAATAGAGGGATGAAATGCAAATACTGTACCTCAAATCACGTTAGTAAGAATGGACATCGCGCGGCAAACAAAATTACAAATGCCAAACATGTGGCCGTCAATTCATCGAATCGTATTCCCAACAGGGATATTCACAAGAAGTCAAGCAGGGTTGTGTAACTCTCTATGTCAATGCTCTAGGATTTCGAGCAATTGAGCATTGTACAGGAGTCAATCATAATACTTTGATCAACTGGGTTAAGCAAAAGGGCTCGGCATTACCTAATCCACCATCGGAATGCACCATCGGAGGATAAAATTCCACCGCTAGCTAAAATTGATGAATTGCAAACCTTTGTCGGCTCAAAAAAAAACAAAGTCTGGCTCTGGAGTGCAGTCAACGGGTACAAAGCAGGAATCCTGGCCTGGGTGATTAGGTGATCGCAGCGCCAAGACCTTCTGGCCACTATGGTTGATTTTGCGCTGTTGGCATTGCTTCTTGTATATCACTGATGGCTATCGTGTTTATCAGTATTTTATCGATCAAAGTGAAGGCTGTTGATTGCGATTACGCCAATCGGCTTTTAGTACCTTTTGCAAATTTTGCTTGTAGATATTGCGGCTGTACCATAGTCCCATTAAGCGACCACGCAAGATTTCAATTTCGATACTCTGACGATCGCCCTCCTGCTGATCAGAATTGCGATCGATTAATTTTCCACCATGCCCCAATAGCTTCAACAGCACCACAATCATACGCACCAACCAGAGCCGGGAGAGGAAAGAATAGAACCAGTTGCGGGACTGCTTGGCAATCTTGTAGGCATCTAGCCCCACACTACTAGCGCCAAATCCCCGCTTCAAGCGCTTTAGGTAACTCCATTGCAATCGATTGGGACTCATAAAATGCGAGAGATGCAACCTGGGGTCATACCACAATCGCCAGCCAGCCAGGATCAAAGCCTGACAGAATTCGTAGTCATCACAAGAGGTGAGAATTTGCCCCGCTCGTCCGCCATTGATTGGCTCAAAGCCGCGATCGTGTAATTGTTGCCAGGCTCTTTTGCGCATGGTCAAACCAGCCCCCCATAAAAAACCCCTGGTATCAGTCACATCACCAGCGGTATCTGCCTGGGTGCCAACCGCATAATCACATTGATAATCTGCAAACCAGGTGGGTAATTCTACTTCGGCTACAGCGGAGTTTTGCCCCCCGCAAGCCCCCACCTCTGGATGGTTCTGCATAATTTCCACTACAGTTTGAATCCAGTTGGGGGATACCCAATTATCATCATCCACAAAACTAACCAGATCATATTTAGCCGTGGCGATCCCCTTGAGTCTGGCATGGGTCTGGCCGGGTTGGGGTTCATTAACAGTAATCAAGGGCGCTTGAACATTAGCGGCAGCCCAGGTTTCGATCGCTACTGCGGTGGTGCGATCGCTGGAGGCATTATCGACTAAAATCACTTCCCAATCGATCGCGGCATCAACCTGTTGCGCGACTAAATGCTGCAATGTGGTCGGTAATCTTGCTTCACCGTTATAGCAACAAATTACAATACTGACTCCAAGACTCATGGGTGGTTCTCCTGATTGTTTGATCCCAACTAGCTAGATTAATTTGGCAAGCCTGTATATATTCTGGCGATCGAATCGAAATTGTCTCAAGCTTCCTTTGCTAAAAATCGTTATTTTTATGCCTACCGCAGCTTTGACTAACTAAATCTATTTTTAAAACCTTATTTTGGAACCTAGTTTTTAGATCTAGTTTTAAATGTCCGGTGCATAGTTACGCCAGAACCCCAGTGAGGCAAGCAGGGCAATTGTGGCTTCGCGCAGTTGGGCGATCGCTGCCGCCAGATCCTGAGCCCCAGTTAATGATCGTTGGGCTTGATCCAGTCCATAGCGGGCATAGTGGCGTAAGGCCAAGCTAGACAGATGTTTGGCGCGATCGGCAGGTAAATATTGCTGCATGATTTTGATCGCTCGCCGAATATCGCGCATATCTTCGCCAGTGCGGACATAGCGACCACTGTTGGAGCTGGAATGAACCCGATAAAGCGCCAATACCTCTGGCTCAAACCAAACTGGATATTGGGAGGCGATCCGCACCCACATTTCCCAGTCCTCTGACCAACTGAGGCGATAGTCAAAACCACCAATTTGCTCATATACCTGCCGTCTGACCACGATCGATGGGGTTTGGATTAGCTGCTGCACGGCGATCCGCTCTAGCCAATTGGGAATAATGCCACTGGTCGATCGTTGCGATGGCAGAATATAGCCCGGTTGATCATGCTCATCCATGAGTTGGCAGCGACAAAACGCCGCA
The sequence above is a segment of the Pseudanabaena sp. PCC 7367 genome. Coding sequences within it:
- a CDS encoding glycosyltransferase; amino-acid sequence: MSLGVSIVICCYNGEARLPTTLQHLVAQQVDAAIDWEVILVDNASSDRTTAVAIETWAAANVQAPLITVNEPQPGQTHARLKGIATAKYDLVSFVDDDNWVSPNWIQTVVEIMQNHPEVGACGGQNSAVAEVELPTWFADYQCDYAVGTQADTAGDVTDTRGFLWGAGLTMRKRAWQQLHDRGFEPINGGRAGQILTSCDDYEFCQALILAGWRLWYDPRLHLSHFMSPNRLQWSYLKRLKRGFGASSVGLDAYKIAKQSRNWFYSFLSRLWLVRMIVVLLKLLGHGGKLIDRNSDQQEGDRQSIEIEILRGRLMGLWYSRNIYKQNLQKVLKADWRNRNQQPSL
- a CDS encoding glycosyltransferase family 2 protein; translation: MPASPTTPQSSTQSPTHNRIRVDPLSTEADRPLWSVMIPTYNCANYLRQTLSSVLAQDLGAAQMQIEVIDDCSTKDDPEAVVQELAGDRVVFYRQPHNVGHTKNFATCLIRSRGQIVHLLHGDDQVLPGFYTKLQDAFAQNPQLGAAFCRCQLMDEHDQPGYILPSQRSTSGIIPNWLERIAVQQLIQTPSIVVRRQVYEQIGGFDYRLSWSEDWEMWVRIASQYPVWFEPEVLALYRVHSSSNSGRYVRTGEDMRDIRRAIKIMQQYLPADRAKHLSSLALRHYARYGLDQAQRSLTGAQDLAAAIAQLREATIALLASLGFWRNYAPDI